The nucleotide window CCTATTAATAATCAACAAGGTTAGTTTCACACTTTGTAGAGCGCACAAGTTGTCATagtaataacaatattttatttactcTAATAGCCCAATAAAATGGAGggaagaggggggggggggggNttatttgaaaaaaaaaatcgttaAATTTGACTTGCTTGATTCTCCTTATTTATATAGGTTTGCCACtgaattttctagaaaaatgaACATAATCATATAAATTGTAGACCTCATACTACAAATAACATTTGCTTGATCATTTTAGTTATTTACAACTTGATCAAAATGAGATTAAACATTAGTAAATAACAATGTCAACAAAAATGGTTTCACTACTACTAGAAATTATTTTGATaacaattataatattttatctaCTCTAGtagtcaaattaaataaaagaggTTGGAGATACTAGAAATTATATAGGTCTGccattgaattttttaaaaaaaataacacaatcataaaaattatagaCCTTGTAGTACGTATGCATGACTTATGattcatttagttatttaaagtttgatcaaacggagattaattaatactaatacaTACTAATGtcaagaaaaaatagttttgcTTTGTAGAACACTCAAGTTATTATAGGAGGCCAAAATATTACAAGTTCTAGTCGAAATAATCATGATAACATTAGTATTTTATCGAAAAATAAGACGATCTGAATATAGTAGACCTTGTgatataaattatacattttctcaaattttgtaGTGCATCAGATGATGTCATTAGTACCAATTTAATATACCAAAAAGTAAATTGaactccattttatttttagttaaaattaaagtgTGTATTCTAACACATGAGTTGTCAACTAAAAAGACCATCGATAATAAGGACGTATTTATGTGTACAAGTGCAAATGGCAAACGGCCTAACATTGCACGGGCTTCAAATTTTAGAGTTGTAAAGGGGTTTTGCTTGACTTAgtttttgattttcttattttcgtAGCTAACCAATCAACTAAGttattattgaattaatttttttttgaattttttatttaactactacaaattatataaaaaaatttcacaagGCTGATCcatgaaaataaaaacatacGCATATGTATGGGAgtgttaaatatataattaagttaaaaaaatgtgatttcACACGATAAAATCAATTTTACAAAACCTATTACCGGTTTTAAGAAATGTGGAGAAACGTATATATGAAAAATTGCAATATAGTTAAATATCAAGAACTATACACGAGAATATTCAAACAGTTTGTTTCGATGTTAAATCatgttaaaattataattaatgaattaaaaagTTTGCTTATtgtaatagtttaaatttttcgATAAGagtatcatataattttttcattcataataTATAGTTTTGGGGCTGAGCCTTGAGAATACTAAATTTTTTGACATGGGagtgttttttatttaaatgaGTTCTACGCGGTGTAAATATGTATTAGTCAATCCAATCATTTTGAATATAAACAATCATATGTTAaagtatataattaaataattaaaaatatgttctGCTTCCCTTCTTAAATGAGATCATACGTGGTGTAAATTTGAGCTTTCATTTGGCCAttgattttgaagttgaaacttgaaagtacGAGTTTTTGAAGTTGTATCTGGATATacatttaattcttttttttttttaaagattcgtgagtaaaagtcccaaaaattcaaaaaacttgaaaatattcAAAGATCAGATTTAGAAATAGATGAACCTTTTATCAAACGAAATTGACATAGGTgagtcaaacttttaacggatgacataaatgaaccttttttcttttctcaaaattctatGACGTATTTGAGCTTTTCCCCTTAATATTATAGCCTTTATAAGtagggtaatttttttcaattcaaattataaaGGGTCCACTTGACCCATTTCCACCCCTCATCCCTAGGAAATTTACATATACTATAAAGAAATGAATTTTTGCCTAACTTAATTTAGAAAATAGCTAATAAATCTTGTGAAAAATTAATCTTTGTACTCAATCCAAAAGTTAGATCAAAAGGAGATGATTGCTCAAGACATTTAAAGAGACTTGACATCCATTTTTCATCTGACGTGGAACTCTTCAATAAATACATTAAGCTGATCGTATACTGCTTTTCCTTGAACATTTCTATCGGAATACCATCGATATTTCCATCGATTTCGTGGGAAACACTTACAAAAAAATACATCTTCCAtgaattttgtcaaaaaatttagaaaacaaTTATGTGAGAAATACACTAATTTCTAAATGTAAATTATTTTGTCCACCTTTTGAAGTTATAAAACTTGCTTAATGTTCAATAAACTAAACaattaaatgttatatatactatcctaaatatatttctttatagCTCCAATATTTAATCAATCCTATGCTTCCTCGTACATATGAATAGTACACAATATGTATTAATTAATCACTTAAATCTTCATTATATAGGTGTGAACTCATCAAAAATCAAATGATGTgacaaatttattaaatttccCCTTTTAAGTTATACAAGGTAATTATATCCCCCTTAGACCTTacgttattcaattttttttatttgtactcAGCCCGATATACACCTTAAAAGGTACGATTCTATTACTCAAATGATCAGTCAATTATCGAAAATTACTTagtaaaaacataattattctTGTTTGTTGTAACAGAAAAAATCACTTAACTACATATATATAGCACTCAAAAGTTAGGGCGAATCTATAATGTCCCTAGCGCGCTAAGCATGCATGCTCTCCTACTCAAGATTCTAGCTTTTTTTCCCCTCTATAACCTGAATACCTTTGATTGTGTATAAATTCAGGAATGTGCAATCCACTTCATTATTTCACCAATCGTTTCATATCTAtctaatatatgttacttcatGATTTATCACAAAGTGGTGACGAAATGTATAACTTGTacaaatctttttatttttcaagtcgATCCATTCGTTCGTAGAGCTATTTACTCGATTGCATGATAGGCGCGTAACAACGTCAATCTCTAGGCAGTTCAACTTGTGTATTTTTTGCTTCAAAATCTTATCTTTAATGTAGAAATATAGTCATACTATATTCACCTCATAAATAGGGAGGGGAATAATGTGTGCACATAcacaatatttaaaatatcaaatttttttcttggttCTAACGATgcaataaattatgaattcatcgacttcaaaactaattaatgaaaataaagatgaaTTCTTTTACCGCgaaatttgacaaatatatattatcCGATGTAAGTTTTGCAACATGTTCGATTTTTTCATCGTAGAAAGTTAACAGCTACGAGCATATTAACGATGGACACAAATTCATAGCTAAGCCGTTGGGctaattcctttttatttccCTCGTAGGATTATTATATTGATACTCAATTTCATATAGCTAGGTCCCTTTTATTTgactaaataatgaaaaagtacCTCTTAATCTTATTATCTTAGcattaaatataattaagtgATTGAGAACCATTAGTTCATCTTGATCAATTTATCTCAGCCTAGTTAAGTAACCTTTGGTGAATTGGTGACCATTCATTTATTAACTTGATTATTTTAACCTGTTTAAATTTAACCAAATGCACAAATAACATTTTTTGGTGCCGCAGTTTAAATTTTGAccttattaaagaaaaatgtgcAATAAACAATGTTTTTCGTTAGAGTCAAAAGTAAATTAAATCCTGTTGAATCGCCAAAAGACTTGCCGTAATTACAATAAGTTATGGTGATTATCACGAATATTTCTAGTCAAATTTTTATAATCACTGTAACATGTGTAGAAATTCACCAATATGTTGACGTATCTAGAAGATTTTCTTATAGCATTtgtgactaattttttttataattcctCATGATTTATGGTCAAAATCCTATCGATCACCATAATTTGTTATAAGGAAATTAAGGATACATTTTTGCTTCATAATTGATCCAATCAACTCCAAATTTGATTCCAACTTTCATATAGATGTCCCAATAACAAAATTCAATTCGAATCTTACAAAATCAATAGATACACTTTGTGTTCTTCTACAAATAAGTTCAATAAAATTCGATAATGGTGATTTTCcatcaaaatcaatttaaaataatcatGCATAAGCATGAGTATTCAATTTTCTACTGCACATATAAAGAAAGCGGCGAACAAGGAGAGGAGAAGGAGATATCCTGACgaatatacatatttacattATTATGAAAATGACACCCCGCGTAAATATCTTGATTCGGTGCAACAACATTTTTGTAAGGATGTTGGGTTAACAAAATGGGCTGACCCGTAAACTTCTAATTGAAGCCCAATGGGCCAACATGTACTAAACTTCATATTAGTCTTTAGGAAAAATCaccccatatacacatttaagagtcaatattacaggttttaaatctacttttaaaaaattcttgcttataacagtttaattacgggttataacatatcactaattatttataaattaattaaattttactttattaaagtaagtaattttttgtaattttatattattattaaattatttaaataaagaataccccataattatctcttacacaATTATAGGGATTTTACATTGATTACACTNAtctgatacatgtatctagaaccgatagatacatgtatccgaGGTGAAAAATATGGTAGAATTTGTAATAATGTAAACTGAAGGGAAATGAGGTAATTAAGTACTAAACTAGTGAAAATCGTAATGTTTACTCAAATacataagaaatatttattgaaaacCCACCGTGACAAAGTAAGTGCTTGGTCCTGTGATAGAAATTGAAGTTGCTAAAGCTACATTATCCCTCCTAATTTGGATTCAAATTCCATTGGACActttatactatttttaaaaaatttaaaatctttaaaaattcGTAAACTTCAAATTCTGGATCCATTTCTGTGATCCTAACAATTAATTATCTATTGACAAATTTATCATGATCAAAGAGTCATAAAACACCAAACTCCACTTGGACAAAACAATTGACGAACAAGCTCGATTTGGTATTATCTTCATTCAatctattttattaaaaaaaaatacaagtcttATGATGAATTTGAATAACGTATTggatcaataattttatttcaaactttaattgtcatgttatcactattaaaaaaatgtaaaaaattgaTAGACTacattccccccccccccaattaTTTCTCTTTTAAGAAAACGAATGTTCGTTGGTTAATTTTTGCGcaaaaatatgtaaaaactataaaataaaaaagaaggagaaataaCGGTTTTAGTCCATGTATTATTGCATAATTTCAGTTTTAGTTCATGCGTTATTTGATTAAGCATGTTTAAGTTTAACCATGTCGTTGGTATTGttcacacaaattatttggagTATATCAAAAGAGAGAAGAATGGGGCTCTTCAAGCCTTCCTTGTGAAACACGTAAATAATTGGGTCACAAGAGCGCATTGTGACAaggtaattttttacatattgaTTGAGTTCTCCAAGACGGGAGTAGGAAAAGTTGTTGATTAAATTCTTTACAGCTTTACAGACCAAAAGATGCGTTAGCACTTCAAATTGTGTTTATCAtgtctaattattttatttatcctGGTTCTGATGGAAATGCTAATTTCGTTGTTTAGGTGCTTCGCCTTTCTGCTGCTACACAGGATTTACCCAGGTCTGTGGTCTGTAATGTTCATGGTGTAAATCCGAAGTTTCtgaaaattggagaaaaaatgGCTGCAGAAAGACAAAGCGGTCAGCAAGTATTCTCTAAAGGTGCATACTTCTTGGGAAAAATGGTTTGGGCCAAGGGTTACAGGGAGTTAATAGACCTTTTAGCGAAGCACAAAAGTGACCTTGTTGGTTTTAATATGGATGTGTTTGGCAACGGGGAAGATGCTCATGAAGTGCAGACAACAGCTAGGACGTTAAATTTGAATGTCAACTTCATGAAAGGCAGAGACCACGCGGATGATTCTCTTCATAGGTATCCTTTTAATAGAACCCCTTTATTTTTTCTGCGAAAATGCTGGTAATATGTAATATCATAAAGCTGCTTTAAAACTTTGAAGTTTCGATAGAACATTGGTGCTACCTATACTTTACTCACAAATACATAAACTTTCTTTGACTTGAAAGCATATTTTTTGGTTCTTTAATGGATTTGAAAGGCGACTGTTAGTTACTTGCGTAAAAATGTACTTCCATCTCGTACTTCATGGTTCACCTTTCCTGATCGATAAATTTTTGCTTGCAGTTATAAAATCTTCATAAATCCTAGTATCAGTGATGTACTCTGTACAGCTACAGCTGAGGCACTCGCTATGGGGAAATTTGTAGTTTGTGCAGATCATCCGTCTAATGAGTTCTTCCAGGCATTTCCTAACTGCTTGACTTATAAGACATCAGAAGACTTTGTAGAAAAGGTTAAAGAGGCAATGACCGGTGAGCCTCAGCCTCTCACTCCCGAGGAACAATATAAGCTTTCGTGGGAAGCTGCAACACAGAGATTCATCGAATATTCTGATCTCGATAAGGTTTTGACTAGTGAAAAAGGCAGTGACAGTAGAAAAAGCAGGAAAGGCATAGGAAAANATCAAAACAAAACTTTAATCTAaacgacaaaataaaataaaaattctatatAGTCTAAACAAATAAACTTTGCACAGGATAATTTGAACATGCTTCATGTTGTGGCCAACTTGACAACATCTCCTGCAAGTAACTTTAGAccttttgaatttcacatcagcaaccctctttcatatataattcatttcatttgaaaatcaacataattctctgtttcattaaaaaaaaaacaattagtctaacattatacaaatcaattagaaatatgttaaataatattaatttttcatttcaaagacaatacaaatttcatccataaaaatcattataataacaacaaaattatacacactcgtcattatttttttcatacaaatatcattcaaacagtatattacaaaacaaatttcatacaaaacataatatttcacatttaatattcacttaatacacatttcatacaacaatcatcattcataccaaatttatacattttcatactcatttaatacacatttcatacaaaacGATTATTCATTCAAACTATAAACATTTCTCgtcccaaataattaattaccgTCACCCAACTttataaagaaataacaaaacttatataaactcaacaatttcacatttaataccaatttaaaacacttgtaatacacttcttcaagaattccaattttttttttttacatatttcttaacacacttttcatacataattcattcgacttatactatcaaattcattatcaaataaaataaattttcataaattcgtcaacattataattaaattatttttacagaATAATTAGCACactttcatacaaatttcatttaatttattgtatcaaatttattcataaaatcacattaaatttataatttcacaaaacGATAACCgtatacaaaataaacaaataaacaaaaaaaaactaaattttttacATTCCACAACAGTAAACATAATATGATATCAACAGTTAACAAAATATGACTCCACCTT belongs to Solanum stenotomum isolate F172 chromosome 1, ASM1918654v1, whole genome shotgun sequence and includes:
- the LOC125860047 gene encoding digalactosyldiacylglycerol synthase 1, chloroplastic-like, which gives rise to MFKFNHVVGIVHTNYLEYIKREKNGALQAFLVKHVNNWVTRAHCDKVLRLSAATQDLPRSVVCNVHGVNPKFLKIGEKMAAERQSGQQVFSKGAYFLGKMVWAKGYRELIDLLAKHKSDLVGFNMDVFGNGEDAHEVQTTARTLNLNVNFMKGRDHADDSLHSYKIFINPSISDVLCTATAEALAMGKFVVCADHPSNEFFQAFPNCLTYKTSEDFVEKVKEAMTGEPQPLTPEEQYKLSWEAATQRFIEYSDLDKVLTSEKGSDSRKSRKGIGKXQNKTLI